From one Luteolibacter sp. Y139 genomic stretch:
- a CDS encoding trypsin-like peptidase domain-containing protein, which produces MKKFHRLIHHLFGGALLLAGVSCTSIEVRRDEPVSSWVSRDSMKRKSEASMRIAGDHIGGRTIEQFFQRHSAILSDGGMPELSKASRETRLIMPATEGYGSAVSLGDGYFLTAAHVPVKGHGGLFCLERDGTPVVRPYRVVWKEKSADLALLHADVDVPAVRWASENALANGASVFTFGFGGGEWKPSEGQILGRRSTGEEDRHFDLKLTAPVVAGDSGGPVVTADGKLVGIVTRADYRWVQAFGRAWMRSGSHTTRPDVEFLEEIIAKDQATRG; this is translated from the coding sequence GTGAAAAAATTCCACCGCCTGATCCACCACCTCTTTGGCGGCGCGCTGCTTCTGGCAGGCGTCTCCTGCACCAGCATCGAAGTCCGGAGGGACGAGCCGGTCTCATCCTGGGTTTCCCGGGATTCGATGAAGCGGAAATCGGAAGCCTCGATGAGGATTGCCGGCGATCACATTGGCGGTCGCACGATCGAGCAGTTCTTCCAACGTCACAGCGCGATCCTGTCTGATGGCGGCATGCCGGAGCTTTCGAAAGCCAGTCGAGAAACGCGTCTGATCATGCCTGCGACCGAAGGGTATGGCTCGGCGGTTTCGCTGGGTGATGGTTACTTCCTTACCGCCGCGCATGTGCCGGTGAAGGGTCATGGCGGACTCTTTTGCTTGGAGCGTGATGGAACTCCGGTGGTTCGTCCCTATCGGGTCGTGTGGAAGGAGAAGTCTGCGGACCTCGCCTTGCTTCACGCGGATGTGGATGTCCCGGCTGTGAGGTGGGCTTCGGAGAATGCCCTCGCCAATGGCGCGAGCGTTTTCACCTTTGGCTTCGGAGGCGGCGAGTGGAAGCCCAGTGAGGGCCAGATTCTCGGTCGCCGGTCCACGGGCGAGGAAGATCGCCACTTCGATCTGAAGCTCACCGCGCCCGTGGTGGCAGGTGATAGTGGAGGTCCGGTGGTGACAGCCGATGGCAAGCTGGTCGGTATCGTGACCCGTGCCGACTACCGCTGGGTGCAGGCTTTCGGCCGCGCCTGGATGCGCTCCGGCTCTCATACGACTCGTCCGGACGTCGAATTTTTGGAAGAGATCATTGCTAAGGATCAAGCAACTCGCGGATGA
- a CDS encoding DUF6799 domain-containing protein has product MKAIQCILAAALLAAITPLAAADKDGVVMKDGKLMSHKDGENTEAMDEVTLKDGTKVTRAGDVTSTDGTTWKLQEGDRISDDGTFQAHVITDGIVKKDGKIMTIHNGEKAELTSETTLKDGTKVMTDGTVISKEGKKWSLKDEDAILSDGRVLLEGSVIVKDGKPLLVKECMGEPIKKEVSLDGSKVRPDLAVTKKDGGGETALKEGDIVKTDGTILRADGGTE; this is encoded by the coding sequence ATGAAAGCAATCCAATGCATCCTCGCCGCAGCACTTCTCGCGGCCATCACTCCACTCGCAGCCGCCGACAAGGACGGCGTCGTCATGAAAGACGGCAAGCTGATGTCCCACAAGGACGGCGAGAACACCGAAGCCATGGATGAGGTCACCCTCAAGGACGGGACCAAGGTTACTCGTGCCGGCGACGTCACCTCCACCGATGGCACCACGTGGAAGCTTCAAGAGGGCGACAGAATATCCGATGACGGCACCTTCCAAGCGCACGTCATCACCGACGGCATCGTGAAAAAGGACGGCAAGATCATGACCATCCACAACGGCGAAAAAGCCGAGCTCACGAGCGAAACCACCCTGAAAGATGGGACCAAGGTCATGACCGATGGAACCGTCATCTCGAAGGAGGGCAAGAAGTGGAGCCTCAAGGACGAGGACGCTATTCTGAGCGACGGCCGCGTGCTGCTCGAGGGCTCCGTAATCGTGAAGGACGGCAAGCCTCTTCTGGTGAAGGAATGTATGGGCGAACCGATCAAGAAAGAGGTCTCTCTCGACGGATCCAAGGTCCGCCCAGATCTCGCCGTCACCAAGAAGGACGGCGGCGGTGAAACCGCGCTCAAAGAAGGCGACATCGTCAAGACCGACGGCACCATCCTCCGCGCTGACGGCGGCACCGAGTGA
- a CDS encoding CAP domain-containing protein, translating to MKKHIRLWFALPALGGLLAPCAPGLEYKNNTVLPAATSSAVHGRLAGNIHAQVNAYRQSLGKPALQRHAGLDRLAQQHAEFMLRNRGKFGDKSTHYGFEERTLMAQRGMGISDVGENVGTCRGAARPADMLVEAWKKSKGHQMNLKGGWTQTGIGVAVDNDGAVFATQLFGNVDHSHLSLTNRMRSF from the coding sequence ATGAAAAAACATATCCGTCTTTGGTTCGCCCTCCCGGCATTGGGGGGGCTTCTGGCACCATGCGCGCCCGGGCTTGAATACAAAAACAACACGGTGCTTCCTGCTGCGACGTCGTCCGCAGTTCACGGCCGGCTGGCGGGAAACATCCATGCGCAGGTCAACGCGTATCGCCAGTCACTCGGCAAGCCGGCATTGCAACGTCATGCAGGCCTCGATCGTCTCGCTCAACAACACGCGGAATTCATGCTCCGGAATCGCGGCAAATTCGGCGACAAGAGCACGCACTATGGATTCGAGGAGCGAACGCTGATGGCCCAGCGAGGAATGGGAATTAGCGACGTGGGAGAGAACGTGGGCACCTGTCGCGGGGCAGCCCGTCCTGCGGACATGCTCGTAGAGGCGTGGAAGAAATCGAAGGGCCACCAGATGAATTTGAAGGGAGGCTGGACCCAGACCGGCATCGGCGTGGCGGTGGATAATGACGGTGCCGTTTTTGCGACCCAGCTTTTCGGCAATGTCGATCACTCGCACCTGAGCCTGACGAACCGGATGCGGTCGTTTTGA
- a CDS encoding DUF1328 domain-containing protein produces the protein MLHWSLVFLVVAIIAAVLGFGALAGAAATIAKVCFVLFLIVWLVSMLTTRRA, from the coding sequence ATGCTTCACTGGTCATTGGTATTCCTTGTTGTCGCCATCATCGCAGCGGTCCTCGGCTTCGGCGCCCTTGCCGGTGCTGCGGCTACTATCGCGAAGGTGTGCTTCGTTCTGTTCCTGATCGTCTGGTTGGTCTCGATGCTGACCACGCGTCGCGCCTAG
- a CDS encoding glycoside hydrolase family 130 protein gives MTWDPDAIVFSPLDVDLSCSPLRAGIDSETYVLGAFNPGFTRLPNGNLLMMVRIAEALKEPVTGNEIHAIRWDPQRGYLTDPHELALVDASDPRKFRIRSHSSKVMALTSLSWLLPVELHPDSLEIVGIHYDKSIGPAASFQEYGVEDARISKVENTWYMTTCSVSAERQCTTLYTSRDGLNYELQGIVLDHQNKDMLIFEGKPGGKFHALTRPTGDLYFAYPPSSEFEAGPSINLASSPDALHWKPADTPLIRPRRGSSSVMRIGGGTAPILTSRGWLMLYHGVQPGTVVGTYRTFHAFLGADDPARVLSVHDERPLLESRPDLTSHLRDLRYLENVVFTTGLVDGGDHFIVASGEDDLACRITRIPKRDLGLEANLI, from the coding sequence ATGACTTGGGATCCCGACGCCATCGTCTTCTCTCCGCTTGATGTCGACCTGAGTTGCTCACCACTGCGCGCAGGCATCGACAGCGAAACCTATGTTCTCGGCGCCTTCAATCCCGGCTTCACCCGACTCCCGAACGGAAACCTGCTGATGATGGTCCGCATCGCCGAAGCCCTGAAGGAACCGGTGACCGGAAATGAGATCCACGCGATTCGCTGGGACCCTCAACGCGGCTATCTCACCGATCCCCACGAGCTCGCGCTGGTCGACGCCTCCGATCCACGAAAGTTCCGCATCCGCAGCCATTCGTCGAAGGTCATGGCCCTCACCTCGCTCTCATGGCTGCTTCCGGTGGAGCTCCATCCCGACAGTCTCGAAATCGTCGGCATCCACTACGACAAGTCCATCGGTCCCGCCGCCAGCTTCCAGGAATACGGCGTCGAAGACGCCCGCATCTCAAAGGTGGAGAACACCTGGTACATGACCACTTGCTCCGTCAGCGCCGAACGCCAATGCACGACGCTCTACACCTCTCGGGACGGCCTGAACTATGAGCTACAGGGAATCGTCTTGGATCACCAGAACAAGGACATGCTGATCTTCGAAGGGAAGCCCGGCGGAAAGTTTCATGCACTCACTCGACCCACCGGGGATCTTTACTTCGCCTATCCGCCCTCTAGCGAGTTCGAAGCTGGCCCCTCCATCAATCTCGCCTCCTCACCGGATGCCCTCCATTGGAAGCCTGCCGATACTCCCCTCATTCGCCCACGCCGCGGCTCCAGCTCTGTCATGCGCATCGGAGGCGGCACAGCGCCGATCCTCACTTCTCGCGGTTGGCTCATGCTTTATCACGGCGTACAGCCCGGCACCGTCGTCGGCACTTATCGCACGTTCCACGCCTTCCTTGGTGCCGATGATCCCGCACGCGTTCTCTCCGTTCACGATGAACGTCCTCTGTTAGAGTCCCGGCCGGATCTCACCTCGCATCTTCGTGACCTCCGCTACCTGGAAAATGTCGTCTTCACTACCGGCCTGGTGGATGGCGGAGACCACTTCATCGTGGCGTCCGGGGAAGACGACCTGGCCTGCCGCATCACGCGGATCCCGAAGCGGGACCTCGGGCTCGAAGCGAACCTCATCTGA
- a CDS encoding WYL domain-containing protein, with the protein MDIPHYSTQPDSEEIRRAIREHRLVEFYYIGELLTVEPYIHGMGKRYQAPVLLAWDATNGWKEYSCMRIRRLQVLDDRYEKSREDYDPKDPRIKKVDVAAKVIGRRAAAVQ; encoded by the coding sequence ATGGACATTCCCCACTATTCAACCCAACCCGATTCAGAAGAGATCCGCAGGGCGATCCGCGAACATCGTCTCGTGGAGTTCTATTACATTGGCGAACTCCTCACCGTGGAGCCTTACATCCATGGGATGGGGAAGCGATACCAAGCTCCGGTTCTCTTGGCGTGGGACGCCACGAATGGGTGGAAGGAATACAGCTGCATGCGGATCCGCCGCCTGCAAGTGCTCGATGATCGCTATGAAAAGTCCCGCGAGGACTACGATCCTAAGGACCCGCGGATCAAGAAGGTGGACGTGGCTGCCAAGGTGATCGGAAGGCGCGCTGCGGCGGTGCAGTAA
- a CDS encoding cupin domain-containing protein codes for MQIETRLFADDGETPNNPTLPLVLMRGSGVVAKDDPAGWFEERFASHGWTSAWRWGVYAYHHFHTTNHEVLGVVIGQARLMLGGEHGEEFIVRPGDVIVIPAGVGHKCLEASGNFMVVGAYPRGEHPDLMKSSSSASDRERIASVPLPDADPVHGAGGPLFDYWRT; via the coding sequence ATGCAGATCGAAACCCGCCTCTTCGCAGACGACGGCGAAACGCCGAACAATCCCACGCTCCCCCTGGTTCTGATGCGTGGATCCGGCGTCGTCGCGAAAGACGATCCCGCCGGCTGGTTCGAGGAGCGCTTCGCCTCTCACGGATGGACCTCGGCCTGGCGCTGGGGAGTGTATGCCTACCACCACTTCCACACCACCAATCACGAGGTGCTCGGCGTGGTCATCGGCCAAGCGAGGCTGATGCTCGGCGGAGAGCATGGTGAAGAGTTCATCGTGCGTCCCGGCGATGTCATCGTGATCCCTGCGGGAGTCGGCCACAAATGCCTTGAAGCCTCCGGGAATTTCATGGTCGTCGGTGCTTACCCCAGGGGCGAACACCCGGACTTGATGAAGTCCTCCAGCAGCGCTTCGGATCGCGAACGCATCGCTTCCGTGCCCTTGCCAGACGCAGACCCCGTGCACGGTGCAGGCGGTCCTCTCTTCGATTACTGGCGAACCTGA
- a CDS encoding response regulator: MTHFVRNDRPMQETSQTASILLVDDRPDKLLALEATLEGLHQNLVKVRSGDEALRQLLLQDFAVILLDVNMPGLDGFETAALIRKRRRSETTPIIFISAINDTENHVSRGYSLGAVDYILSPVIPEILRAKVAVFVDLHLKTEQVKRQAEEHSQLLQEQAARARAEEEKERMAFLADASNVLAGSLDYEQTFSNLARLIVPRLAEFCIIDRLDDAGHLHQVAVAHRDPRQEAVLRQIRYPESGETSHGALRVFQTGTPFVRNRVDDSILDEIAPEADRPVLRLLKPAAFAAVPLTARGRVIGSITMVRTDPQDEFDDDDLWLADELAHRSALALDNVELYRRANRAREEAETANRAKDRFLAMLSHELRTPLTPVITHLFNLSGDERMPRELHHSLDVIRRNVELEARLIDDLLDLTRVGSGKFHLEPTVVDIHELLKNALEICQPDIAAKQLQLRLDLSAEDAHVNADPARLQQVFWNIVKNAVKFTSKGSIQVSTSASDGDSITITVRDTGVGIEPALLSRVFHPFEQAERGVQGGLGLGLAITKALVELHSGHISVESRGHGHGATVTVSLPLAHEVPVPAPERRPATIEQGKKLRVLLLEDHADTNEALTMLLELRGYIVSSALNVSSALEIAAREDFDLLLSDLGLPDGSPGEVMKVVAARNNTIGIALSGLGMEKDFERSRSLGFRHHLVKPVDVGRLEEVLQECGKSAGKPEAATV, translated from the coding sequence ATGACCCACTTCGTCCGCAACGACCGCCCCATGCAGGAGACCTCCCAGACTGCAAGCATCCTTCTTGTCGATGACCGGCCGGACAAGCTGCTTGCGCTGGAAGCGACCCTTGAAGGGCTTCACCAGAATCTGGTGAAGGTGCGTTCGGGCGATGAGGCCCTGCGCCAACTGCTCTTGCAGGACTTCGCGGTCATTCTGCTGGATGTGAACATGCCGGGGTTGGACGGCTTCGAAACGGCTGCGCTAATCCGCAAACGCAGACGCTCCGAAACCACTCCCATCATCTTCATCAGCGCCATCAATGACACGGAGAACCACGTTTCCCGCGGCTATTCGCTCGGTGCCGTCGACTACATCCTTAGCCCGGTCATTCCCGAAATCCTCCGCGCCAAGGTGGCGGTCTTCGTGGACCTCCACCTCAAGACCGAGCAGGTGAAGCGTCAGGCGGAAGAACACTCCCAGCTTCTCCAGGAGCAGGCGGCACGCGCCCGGGCAGAAGAGGAAAAGGAACGCATGGCCTTCCTCGCGGACGCCAGCAATGTTCTCGCCGGCTCGCTCGACTATGAGCAGACCTTCTCCAATCTAGCCCGCTTGATCGTACCTCGGCTCGCCGAGTTCTGCATCATCGACCGTCTCGACGACGCCGGCCATCTCCACCAGGTCGCCGTCGCCCATCGCGATCCGCGCCAGGAGGCAGTTCTGAGGCAAATCCGCTACCCCGAATCAGGAGAGACTTCTCACGGCGCTCTTCGTGTCTTCCAGACCGGCACTCCCTTCGTGAGAAACCGGGTCGATGACAGCATCCTCGACGAAATCGCTCCGGAAGCAGACCGGCCGGTGCTCCGGCTCCTGAAACCCGCCGCCTTCGCCGCCGTGCCACTTACTGCTCGCGGCCGGGTCATTGGCTCGATCACCATGGTAAGGACCGATCCACAGGATGAGTTCGACGACGATGATCTCTGGCTTGCCGACGAACTTGCCCACCGGTCCGCCCTCGCTCTCGACAACGTGGAACTCTACCGCCGCGCCAACCGCGCAAGGGAAGAAGCCGAAACCGCCAACCGCGCGAAGGATCGCTTCCTCGCGATGCTCAGCCATGAGCTGCGCACGCCGCTGACTCCTGTCATCACCCACCTCTTCAATCTTTCCGGGGACGAGCGGATGCCTCGGGAGCTCCATCATTCGCTCGATGTCATCCGCCGCAATGTCGAGCTTGAGGCCCGGCTGATCGACGACCTGTTAGACCTTACCCGTGTCGGCAGCGGCAAGTTCCACCTGGAACCCACGGTGGTGGATATCCACGAACTGCTGAAAAACGCCTTGGAGATCTGCCAGCCGGACATCGCTGCAAAGCAGCTCCAACTTCGCTTGGACCTTTCCGCCGAGGATGCCCACGTGAATGCCGACCCGGCACGCCTTCAGCAGGTCTTCTGGAACATCGTGAAAAACGCGGTGAAGTTCACTTCAAAGGGCTCCATCCAAGTGAGCACCTCCGCCTCGGACGGGGACTCCATCACGATCACCGTCCGCGATACCGGCGTCGGCATCGAGCCCGCCCTTCTCTCCCGGGTCTTTCATCCATTCGAGCAGGCCGAGCGTGGTGTGCAGGGAGGCCTCGGCCTCGGACTTGCCATTACCAAGGCATTGGTCGAACTCCACTCCGGTCATATCAGCGTGGAAAGCCGCGGGCATGGCCACGGTGCCACGGTCACGGTGTCACTTCCGCTTGCCCACGAAGTGCCGGTACCTGCCCCGGAACGCCGGCCGGCCACGATCGAACAGGGCAAGAAGCTCCGCGTGCTACTCTTGGAAGATCACGCCGACACCAATGAGGCTCTGACCATGTTGCTGGAACTCCGCGGCTATATCGTGTCCTCTGCGCTCAACGTCTCATCCGCCCTAGAGATCGCCGCACGCGAGGACTTCGATTTGCTGCTCAGCGACCTTGGTCTTCCCGACGGCAGCCCCGGCGAAGTGATGAAGGTCGTGGCGGCTCGCAACAATACGATCGGGATTGCCCTCAGCGGCTTGGGCATGGAAAAGGATTTCGAACGAAGCCGTTCCCTCGGCTTCCGCCACCACCTCGTGAAACCCGTGGACGTCGGACGCTTGGAAGAAGTGCTTCAGGAATGCGGCAAGTCGGCTGGCAAGCCGGAGGCCGCAACTGTATAG